From one Nonomuraea polychroma genomic stretch:
- a CDS encoding DedA family protein — MTDWLVALMETLGAPGAGLAIALENLFPPLPSEVILPLSGFTASRGEMDLVAVLVWTTLGSVVGALALYWVGALLGRERVHAIAARLPLVKVSDIEKTEAWFARHGRKTVFFGRMIPIFRSLISVPAGVERMPLPAFMLLTTAGSLIWNTIFVLAGYFLGENWSLVEAYVGVGTNIVIGMVVAAVLVFVGVRLAERRKGKHAARR, encoded by the coding sequence ATGACTGATTGGCTCGTTGCACTGATGGAGACTCTCGGGGCCCCGGGGGCGGGCCTCGCGATCGCGTTAGAGAACCTGTTCCCGCCCCTGCCCAGCGAGGTGATCCTGCCGCTGTCCGGCTTCACCGCCAGCAGGGGCGAGATGGACCTGGTGGCGGTGCTGGTGTGGACGACACTGGGCTCGGTGGTCGGCGCGCTGGCGCTGTACTGGGTGGGGGCGCTGCTGGGGCGCGAGCGCGTGCACGCCATCGCCGCCCGGCTGCCGCTGGTGAAGGTCTCCGACATCGAGAAGACGGAGGCGTGGTTCGCCCGGCACGGCCGCAAGACGGTGTTCTTCGGCAGGATGATCCCCATCTTCCGCAGCCTCATCTCGGTCCCGGCGGGGGTGGAGCGCATGCCGCTGCCCGCGTTCATGCTGCTGACGACGGCCGGGAGCCTGATCTGGAACACCATCTTCGTGCTGGCCGGCTATTTCCTGGGTGAGAACTGGTCGCTGGTCGAGGCCTACGTCGGGGTCGGCACCAACATCGTGATCGGCATGGTGGTGGCGGCGGTGCTGGTGTTCGTCGGCGTGCGGCTGGCCGAGCGCCGTAAGGGCAAGCATGCGGCTCGTCGTTGA
- a CDS encoding glyoxalase superfamily protein: MRTFRDAKAMAKTLRAELLDRCQVELSHSACLEIVARQFGLDNYNILAAKLEESGPGEQPRAGSVWRTPFSETTTIPVLRVFSEEAAKDFYVDFLGFTLDFGGPARGPGTPFYGQVSRPGTTLQLSEHAYQAGPGATVDIWLAGLDGLWEELSAYVQERNLRIWGPGIWVPDIMKVEWDARVLILADPFGNHLRLSEPDDPASHAVLPRWTFSRDAG; the protein is encoded by the coding sequence ATGCGTACCTTCCGCGACGCCAAGGCGATGGCCAAGACCCTGCGCGCCGAGCTCCTCGACCGCTGCCAGGTCGAGCTCTCCCACAGCGCCTGCCTGGAGATCGTGGCCCGGCAGTTCGGCCTGGACAACTACAACATCCTGGCGGCCAAGCTCGAGGAGAGCGGGCCCGGCGAGCAGCCGCGGGCGGGCTCGGTGTGGCGCACTCCGTTCTCGGAGACCACCACCATCCCGGTCCTGCGGGTCTTCTCCGAGGAGGCGGCCAAGGACTTCTACGTCGACTTCCTCGGTTTCACCCTGGACTTCGGCGGGCCGGCCCGCGGGCCCGGCACCCCGTTCTACGGCCAGGTCTCCCGGCCGGGCACGACGCTGCAGCTGAGCGAGCACGCGTACCAGGCCGGGCCGGGCGCGACGGTCGACATCTGGCTGGCCGGGCTCGACGGCCTGTGGGAGGAGCTGTCGGCCTACGTCCAGGAGAGGAACCTCCGCATCTGGGGGCCGGGGATCTGGGTGCCGGACATCATGAAGGTGGAATGGGACGCCCGGGTGCTGATCCTCGCCGACCCGTTCGGCAACCACCTGCGGCTCAGCGAGCCCGATGATCCGGCCTCCCACGCCGTCCTGCCCCGCTGGACGTTCTCCCGCGACGCCGGCTGA
- a CDS encoding sensor histidine kinase, with translation MRLVVEGLRQLGAVTLGAVTALGGLAFVLPALPFAGRPNVGAAARRLARLEARRLRVDIAALDALTANDGRPLRYLAARAPVGLLGGMVILMLAFGAWQGGQLAWAWLWGEPFDGMARSLPLALYTGTFGSVLLFVALSGVAGVHVLERRLAMRMLGPDRTEALERRIAELAESRAGIVAAVDSERRRIERDLHDGLQQRLVALSMLVGRARRGRPELLEQAHQEAQQALAELREVAWRVYPSGLDSLGLGEALAGVAERSSVPVRVACDLRRRPPMVVETAAYFVVCEAVTNAAKHAGAELITVEVREEDAAVVVRVRDDGVGGASRAGGGLSGLARRVAALDGVFEVDSPAGGPTTITAVLPCG, from the coding sequence ATGCGGCTCGTCGTTGAGGGGCTGCGGCAGCTGGGCGCGGTGACGCTGGGCGCCGTCACCGCGCTGGGCGGCCTGGCGTTCGTGCTCCCGGCGCTGCCGTTCGCGGGCCGTCCGAACGTCGGCGCGGCGGCGCGGCGGCTGGCCCGGCTGGAGGCGCGCCGCCTGCGCGTGGACATCGCCGCCCTCGACGCGCTCACCGCGAACGACGGGCGGCCGCTGCGCTATCTGGCCGCGCGGGCGCCCGTGGGCCTGCTGGGCGGGATGGTGATCCTTATGCTCGCCTTCGGGGCATGGCAAGGGGGGCAGCTGGCCTGGGCGTGGCTGTGGGGTGAGCCGTTCGACGGGATGGCGCGCTCGCTGCCCCTCGCCCTGTACACCGGCACCTTCGGGAGCGTGCTGCTGTTCGTGGCCCTGTCGGGCGTGGCGGGGGTGCACGTTCTGGAGCGGCGGCTGGCGATGCGGATGCTCGGCCCGGACCGTACCGAGGCGCTGGAGCGCAGGATCGCCGAGCTGGCCGAGAGCCGGGCGGGCATCGTGGCGGCGGTGGACTCCGAGCGGCGCCGCATCGAGCGGGACCTGCACGACGGGCTGCAGCAGCGCCTGGTGGCGCTGTCGATGCTCGTCGGGCGCGCCCGGCGGGGGCGGCCGGAGCTGCTGGAGCAGGCGCACCAGGAGGCGCAGCAGGCGCTGGCCGAGCTGCGCGAGGTGGCCTGGCGGGTCTATCCGAGCGGCCTGGACTCGCTCGGGCTGGGCGAAGCGCTCGCGGGCGTGGCCGAACGCTCCAGCGTGCCGGTGAGGGTAGCGTGCGACCTGCGCCGGCGGCCGCCGATGGTGGTGGAGACGGCGGCGTACTTCGTGGTGTGCGAAGCCGTGACGAACGCCGCCAAGCACGCCGGCGCGGAGCTCATCACGGTCGAGGTGCGCGAGGAGGATGCGGCGGTGGTCGTACGGGTGCGCGACGACGGGGTGGGCGGCGCGAGCCGCGCGGGCGGCGGGCTGTCCGGGCTGGCCCGGCGGGTGGCCGCGCTGGACGGCGTCTTCGAGGTCGACAGCCCGGCGGGCGGGCCGACGACGATCACGGCGGTGCTGCCGTGCGGGTGA
- a CDS encoding epoxide hydrolase family protein, which yields MDIQPYRIAVPQADVDDLADRLARTRWPDELPGVGWSRGVPLEFLKELAAYWADGYDWRATEARLNEYPQYVTEIDGQPIHFLHLRCDDPGALPLVLTHGYPSLFAEFTALIEHLRQDFHLVVPSLPGFGFSTPVREAGWALGRTARAWAELMRRLGYGRYGVHGGDIGAGVSGAVAGLDGEHVAGVHVVTDARTAASTATFLPGMADGLDPQDEVDRLILDRMAAFRSEGSGYLAIQNSRPQTIGYLLNDSPAGQLGWIAEKFEEWTDLPYDRDQLLTIVSLYWFTGSGISAARHLYEQAHSTDWGAPAAVPQGLSVFGADATVRRLLNPSADTFWTEHERGGHFPAMEAPQALAADLRAFFGQLK from the coding sequence ATGGACATCCAGCCGTACCGCATCGCCGTCCCCCAGGCCGACGTCGATGACCTGGCCGACCGGCTGGCCAGGACCCGCTGGCCGGACGAGCTGCCCGGCGTCGGGTGGAGCCGCGGCGTGCCGCTGGAGTTCCTGAAGGAGCTGGCGGCCTACTGGGCCGACGGCTACGACTGGCGGGCCACCGAGGCTCGGCTCAACGAGTATCCGCAGTACGTCACCGAAATCGACGGGCAGCCGATCCACTTCCTGCACCTTCGCTGCGACGACCCCGGCGCACTCCCGCTGGTGCTCACCCACGGCTACCCGAGCTTGTTCGCCGAGTTCACCGCCCTGATCGAGCACCTGAGGCAGGACTTCCACCTGGTGGTGCCGTCGCTGCCCGGCTTCGGCTTCTCGACCCCCGTCCGCGAGGCGGGCTGGGCGCTCGGCCGCACCGCGCGGGCCTGGGCCGAGCTGATGCGCCGCCTCGGATACGGCCGCTACGGCGTCCACGGCGGCGACATCGGCGCCGGCGTCTCCGGCGCGGTGGCCGGGCTCGACGGTGAGCACGTCGCCGGGGTGCACGTGGTGACCGACGCCCGCACCGCCGCCAGCACCGCCACCTTCCTGCCCGGCATGGCGGACGGGCTGGACCCGCAGGACGAGGTGGACCGGCTGATCCTGGACCGGATGGCGGCATTCCGCAGCGAGGGCAGCGGATACCTGGCGATCCAGAACAGCCGACCTCAGACCATCGGGTACCTGCTCAACGACTCGCCGGCCGGACAGCTCGGCTGGATCGCGGAGAAGTTCGAGGAGTGGACTGACCTGCCGTACGACCGGGACCAGTTGCTCACGATCGTGAGCCTGTACTGGTTCACCGGCTCCGGCATCTCGGCGGCCCGCCACTTGTACGAGCAGGCCCACTCCACCGACTGGGGGGCGCCGGCGGCGGTGCCGCAGGGACTCTCGGTGTTCGGCGCCGACGCCACGGTCCGCAGGCTGCTCAACCCGTCCGCCGACACCTTCTGGACGGAGCACGAGCGGGGCGGCCACTTCCCGGCCATGGAGGCGCCGCAGGCGCTGGCCGCGGACCTGCGGGCCTTCTTCGGCCAGCTGAAATAG